From one Drosophila subpulchrella strain 33 F10 #4 breed RU33 chromosome 3L, RU_Dsub_v1.1 Primary Assembly, whole genome shotgun sequence genomic stretch:
- the LOC119553685 gene encoding splicing factor 3A subunit 2, whose product MDFQNRAGGKTGSGGVASWSETNRDRKERLRQLALETIDLNKDPYFMKNHLGSYECKLCLTLHNNEGSYLAHTQGKKHQENLARRAAKEAKEAPSSLLAPEKPRVEPKKFVKIGRPGYRVTKQREPTNGQQSLLFQIDYPEITENIVPRHRFMSAYEQKIEPPDRKWQYLLFASEPYETIGFKVPSREVEKSEGKFWTHWNRDTKQFFLQFAFKFEPKIMPPPPPSLHRALGGPPGGFPMPGPPRPAMHPMFNGVPPPPPM is encoded by the coding sequence ATGGATTTCCAGAACCGCGCCGGCGGCAAGACCGGCAGCGGAGGCGTGGCCTCCTGGTCGGAGACGAACCGCGACCGCAAGGAGCGGCTGCGTCAACTGGCCCTGGAGACGATCGATCTGAACAAGGATCCTTACTTCATGAAGAACCACCTGGGCTCCTACGAGTGCAAATTGTGCCTGACGCTGCACAACAACGAGGGCAGCTACTTGGCCCACACGCAGGGCAAGAAGCACCAGGAGAATCTGGCCAGGAGAGCTGCCAAAGAGGCCAAGGAGGCACCCTCATCGCTGCTTGCGCCCGAGAAGCCCCGCGTGGAACCCAAGAAGTTCGTCAAGATCGGACGACCCGGCTACCGGGTGACCAAGCAGCGGGAACCCACCAATGGCCAGCAGTCGCTGCTCTTCCAGATCGACTATCCGGAAATCACGGAGAACATCGTTCCGCGCCACCGGTTTATGTCCGCCTACGAGCAGAAGATCGAGCCGCCAGACCGCAAGTGGCAGTACCTGCTCTTCGCCTCCGAGCCATATGAGACGATCGGATTCAAGGTTCCCTCCCGAGAAGTGGAGAAGAGCGAGGGCAAGTTTTGGACGCACTGGAACCGGGACACAAAGCAGTTCTTCCTGCAGTTCGCCTTCAAGTTCGAGCCCAAGATCatgccaccgccgccgccgagTCTTCATCGGGCACTGGGTGGCCCACCCGGCGGATTCCCCATGCCGGGACCTCCTCGTCCGGCAATGCATCCCATGTTTAATGGAGTCCCACCACCGCCACCCATGTAA